The following DNA comes from Streptomyces pristinaespiralis.
CCCGGGAGACCGGTTCGGTGGAGTTCAAGGAGGACAACCCCTCCTACGACGGCCGCGGCGTCACGATCGGCATCATGGACACGGGGGTCGACCCGACCCATCCGGCGCTCGCGAGAACCACCACCGGGGAGCGCAAACTCGTCGACACGGTCGCCGGGACCGACCCGCGCAACTTCATCGACCTGCTCTTCGACGCGACCTGGCAGAACCTGTCGTCGGCGACCAGGGTGTCCGGGCCGGTCTTCACCGACCAGGTCCGCGGCGAGACGTGGAAGGCGCCGGACTCGGCCGACCTGCGCATCGGCCTGCGTCCGATCCAGCTGCCCCAGGGAGCCACCGTCGTACCGACGCTGGTGCGCGAGTCGGACTCCGCGGTGTGGGTGGACACCGACCTCGACCACGACTTCACCGACGAGGAACTGCTGCGCCCGTACCGGGAGAAGCAGCAGGTCGCCCACTTCGGGACCGACGACCCGACGACGCCGGCCGACGAGCGGATACCGTTCACCGTCCAGGTCAGGGACGACTTCTTCCCCGGCACGGTCAGCGTCAACGTGAACATCATCACCGAGGCGCACGGCACCCACGTCGCGGGCATCACGGCGGCCAACGGCATGTTCGGCGGCCGGATGGACGGCCAGGCGCCGGGTGCCCGGCTGGTCTCGATGCGTGCCTGCCACTCCTTCGGGTGCTCCAGCGCCGCGCTGACCGACGGCATGATCGACCTCGCCACGAAGCACGGCGTCGATGTGATCAACATGTCCATCGGCGCGTCGCCCGAGTTCAACGACGGGCAGAGCGCCCGCGCCCTCGTCTACAACCGGCTGATCGACGAGTCCGGCGTTCAGCTCTTCATCTCCGCCGGCAATTCGGGCGCCGGCGTGAACACGGTCGGTGACCCGACGGCCGCCGACAAGGTCGTCAGCGTCGGCGCGTCCGTCTCCCGGGCGACATGGTGGGCGAACTACGGCTCGCAGGTGCGGGACGGGCTGGGCGTCTTCCCGTTCTCGTCGCGCGGACCGCGTGAGGACGGCGGCTTCAAGCCGGACCTGACCGCTCCCGGCGCGGCCGTGTCCACCGTCCCCGACTGGCTGCCCAACTCGTCCGTCGCCGAGACCGGCTACACCCTGCCCGTCGGCTACTCGATGATGAACGGGACCTCGATGGCGTCCCCGCAGGCCACCGGGGCGGCCGCCCTGCTGCTGTCGGCAGCCGCCCAGCGCGGTGTGAGCGCCGGCCCCGAGGAGCTGCGCTCCGCGCTGTACTCCTCGGCCCGGTACAACGACACGGTGCCGGCCGTGGCCCAGGGCCGCGGCGCGCTCCACGTGGCGGGCGCGTGGACCTACCTGTCCCGTAACGCCACCGCTGTCGACGCGGTGAGCGTCAGCGCTCCCGTGTGCACGCCGCTGTCGGGCGGTCTGGTCACCCCGCACACCGGCAGCGGTGTGTTCAACAGCTGCGCTCCGGGCAGCGGCGGCCAGGGCGTCGGTGAATCGCGTACATACGACGTGACCCTGACGCGCACGTCGGGCCCGGACCGGGCGGTGCCCTACCTCCTGACCCTGACGGGCGACGACGGGACCTTCTCGGTGCCCCGTACGGTCATGCTCGGCCTGAACGAGCCGACCGTCGTGAAGGTCGTCGCGGAGCCGTCCTCCCAGGGCGTGCACAGCGCGCTCCTGCGGATCGACAACCCGGGGACCACGGCCACCGAGCAGACGGCGATGCTGGCCGTGGAGGCGGCGACGCCGCTGGCTGCGGGCACCACGTACGAGGTGACCGGCGTCGCCGAGCGCAACGGCACGGTCCACTACACCGTCGCCGTGCCGGCGGGCACCACGGCGCTGAACGTGAAGCTGGACGGCCTCGCCGACGGCAGCCACACCCGCTGGTGGGCGTTCCGGCCGACCGGCGTCAGCGGCGAGTCCGCCGCGCCCGGCTCGCTGTCCTGCTACTCCGGCTACCTGGGCGGGAACGGCTGTGACCCGGCCGCCCGCACCTACAAGGCCCCGGCGGCGGGTGTCTGGGAGCTGGTCGTGGAGTCCCGGCGCACGTCCGCGCTCCTCGACAACCCGTACCGGCTGACGGCGACCGTCACCAAGTAGGGCCGCCCGCGGCACCACCGCGTCCACCGCCCGCGCGGTCCCGGTTCCGGGCAAGATCCCGGCAAGTGAGCCTTACCTCACAGAATCGGGCCCGCGCGGGCGTCTTACGCTGGATGGCGCTGCCAACGAAGGCACGCTGCTGTCTGCGAAGTGAGGAATGGGCGAAATGCCGGAGTTCGCGTATACGGATCTGCTGCCGCTCGGTGAGGACGCCACGCCGTACCGTCTGGTGACCGCCGAGGGAGTCTCCACCTTCGAGGCCGACGGCCGTACGTTCCTCAAGGTCGAGCCGGAGGCCCTGCGCAAGCTGGCCGCCGAGGCGATCCACGACATCCAGCACTTCCTGCGTCCGGCCCACCTCGCTCAGCTGCGGCGGATCATCGACGACCCCGAGGCCTCCTCCAACGACAAGTTCGTCGCCCTCGACCTGCTGAAGAACGCGAACATCGCCGCCGCCGGCGTGCTCCCGATGTGCCAGGACACCGGCACCGCGATCGTCATGGGCAAGCGCGGCCAGAACGTGCTCACCGAGGGCGGCGACGAGGAAGCCCTGTCGCGCGGCATCTACGACGCGTACACCGAGCTGAACCTGCGGTACTCGCAGATGGCCCCGATCACCATGTGGGAGGAGAAGAACACCGGCTCCAACCTCCCCGCGCAGATCGAGCTGTACGCGACCGACGGCGGCGCCTACAAGTTCCTCTTCATGGCCAAGGGCGGCGGCTCGGCCAACAAGTCCTTCCTCTACCAGGAGACGAAGGCCGTCCTCAACGAGGCGAGCATGATGAAGTTCCTGGAGGAGAAGATCCGCTCGCTCGGCACGGCCGCCTGCCCGCCCTACCACCTGGCGATCGTCGTCGGCGGGACCAGCGCCGAGTTCGCGCTGAAGACCGCGAAGTACGCCTCCGCGCACTACCTGGACGAGCTGCCGTCCGAGGGGTCGGAGCTCGGCCACGGCTTCCGCGACGAGGAGCTGGAGAAGAAGGTCTTCGAGCTCACCCAGAAGATCGGCATCGGCGCGCAGTTCGGCGGGAAGTACTTCTGCCACGACGTGCGCGTGGTGCGCCTGCCGCGGCACGGCGCCTCGCTACCCGTCGCCATCGCCGTCTCCTGCTCCGCCGACCGCCAGGCCGTCGCCAAGATCACGGCGGAGGGAGTCTTCCTGGAGCAGCTGGAGACCGACCCCGCGCGCTTCCTGCCGGACACGACGGACGAGCAGCTGGCCGAGGACGGGGACGTCGTGAAGATCGACCTCAACCGGCCGATGGACGAGATGCTCGCCGAGCTGTCCAAGTACCCCGTCAAGACCCGTCTCTCGCTCACCGGCCCGCTGGTCGTCGCCCGTGACATCGCCCACGCGAAGATCAAGGAGCGCCTCGACGCCGGCGAGGAGATGCCGCAGTACCTGAAGGACCACCCGGTCTACTACGCGGGTCCCGCGAAGACCCCGGAGGGCTACGCGTCCGGCTCCTTCGGCCCGACGACGGCCGGCCGGATGGACTCCTACGTCGAGCAGTTCCAGGCCGCCGGCGGCTCCAAGATCATGCTGGCCAAGGGCAACCGCTCCAAGCAGGTCACCGACGCGTGCGGCACGCACGGCGGCTTCTACCTCGGCTCGATCGGCGGCCCGGCGGCGCGGCTGGCCCAGGACTGCATCAAGAAGGTCGAGGTCGTCGAGTACGAGGAGCTCGGCATGGAGGCGGTCTGGAAGATCGAGGTCGAGGACTTCCCGGCGTTCATCGTCGTGGACGACAAGGGCAACGACTTCTTCCAGGACCCGGCGCCCGCGCCGACGTTCACCTCGATCCCGGTCCGCGGCCCCGGCCTCGCGTAGCCCGGCAGGCGACGGCCCGGCCCCTCCCGCGGCACGCGGAAGGGGCCGGGCCGTCGGTGTCGCTACGGCGAGACCGACGAGCCCCGCCGATCCTCCCGGGGCCGGTCCGCGACGGTCAGCCTGCACGCGCCGTCCTCGCAGGTGCGCCGCAGGCGGCCCCGCGAGAGGGTCTGCATCAGGCCGACGGCCCAGCACATCGGGCAGCCGCGCAGTGCCAGCACGCCGACCGGCAGGAGCAGCAGGCTGACCGGACCGGTGACCGGGACGAACGCGACCGAGCCGATCAGGCTGCCGAAGCCGATCCCGCCCCGGACCAGGTGGCGGGTCAGGGAAGAACTCGCGAAGTCGCGGCCGTCGGCGTCAGCTGTCGTCATGGGCGTCTCCAGGCGCGGGTTCCGGTGTGGCGAGAAGGGACCGCCGGACCGCGGCGCGGGCGCGGTGCAGGCGCGATTTCATCGCGGCGGTACTGAGGCCGAGGGCCTCGGCGACCATGCGTCCGCTGTGGCCCTGGATGTCCCGCATGATCAGTACGTGGCGCTGCTCGGCCGGCAGAGCGGCGACGGCGGCCGCCACCTCGCCCGCCTCTATGCGCTGCAGAGCCACTTCCTCCGCCGAGCGAACGGCGGTGTCCGGCAGGGGTGCGTGCGAGCGCATCGTCCGCGCGCGCCGCAGGCACTCGTTGCGGACGATGCGGAACATCCACGACGCCAGCGCGCCGGACGCCCGGAGCATCCCGATCTTGCGGTAGAGGATGATCAGGGCTTCCTGTGCCGCGTCCTCGGCATCCTGAGGGGTGGCGCAGAGCGAGCGGGCGAAGCGCTGCACGTTCGGGTGCGAACCCGACACCAGCGCGGTGATCGAATCGATGTCGCCGCGCTGGGCGGCGACGATCAGCTGTTCACCGGGCCAAGAGGTGTCACCCACGGGCTTGCCTCCGCCTGCGCACGACGACATAGCTGCACGTGCAGAGCAGCACGGCTCCGGCGGTGATGGCGATACCTACGATCATGAAGACCTCCCGATCCGTCCCGGCGTCCACCGGCACATGTACAGGAGGCGCGAGTCCACGGAAAGGATTCGGCCCGTCCCGGAAAAGCCGGCCGCGCCGTGCGGGCGGCGTCGTCGCGAAGGCGGAGGTCGTCGTCACGCCATGGCACCGGACGCCGGAGGGACGGAACGGCACCGCGCCCGAGGCGTGGCCTCGCGCGCGGTGCCGGGTCCCCGCCGTCAGGCGAAGCGCTGGTTCGCCGAGCCGTCGCACGCACGGAGCCGGACGGGCTCGTGCGCCGCGCCCAGGGTCAGGCAGACCCCGGTCGCGGACGCCGGACGGACCGTGGCCCCGTCACGTACGAATTTCTGGTTGGCGCCGCCGTGGCAGTCCCAGAGGACGAGGGAGACGCCCGCCCGGTAGTCACCGCCGGGCACGTCCAGGCAGCGGTCCTGGGACAGCTCCGTGTGGACGGTTCCCCGCGCGGTGTCGTGCCACCAACCCTGGTTGCGTCCGCCGTGGCAGTCCCAGCCGAGCACACCGGTGCCGTTCGCGCTCTCGGCACCCTCGATGTCCAGGCAGTTGCCCGTCGCCTCGTTGCGCAGCGGCTTGTAGGCGTCGTCCCAGGCGTGAGGGACCAGTACCGGCCTGCCCGTCGAGTTCACGTCCGCGCAGCTCGCCTCGCGCGCCGAGGAGTTGTAGATCTGGGTCAGGCACGAGGCGAAGGCGGCGTGGCCGCGGATGTTGGGGTGGAAGGACTGCCGAACCGAGTTGGCGTCCGGCGGGAAGGGGTTGCCGAGGTCGATGTACAGGCCTCGGGCCCAGGGGTCCTGGTAGCAGACCTCATGGCCGTGGAAGAGGCGGGAGTTGTCGAGGTACACGGCCCCGGTCCTGCGCGCGGCCTCGCGCATGCCGCGTTCGAAGGCGGGGACTGCGGCGTTCCTGCCCCACACGGTGTCGGAGTCGTAGCCCATCCCGCCGCAGATGAGTTTGCCCGGGAAGTCGGGGTTGTCGCGGAAGTCGGGGCCGATCGGGCTCGGGTAGCCCATGACGACCAGCTTGTAGTCGCCGTCCCGGTACCCGGCGTCGCGCATCACGGTGCGCAGGTCGCGCACGGTCTGCTCGACCTTGGGGACGAGGCCGTCGACGCGGGCCTGCCAGCCCGGGGCGTACTTGGGCTCGCAGGGTCCCTGGATCAGGATGTAGCGGGTGACGCAGTCGGTCATGACGGGGCCGAACTGGAGGTCGTCGTTGGCTCCGGCGACCAGTAGCACCATCTTGATGCGGGTGTTGCGGGCCTTGACGGCGAGGTTGTCGCTCTGGACCAGCTCGTCGGCGTACTGCTTGCTGCCGCCGATGCGGATGTTGGCGGTGGAGGCACCCGAGCAGGAGACGTTGTAGGTGACGTCGGCCGGGATGCCGGTGCGGTGGATGGCGGCGTCGGGCGAGCGGTGGCACCAGTTGTCGGGCCCGTTCGTGCCGGGCTCGTAGGTGCCGGTGCCCTCGCCGGAGATCTCGCTGTCCCCGAGCGAGACCAGGCCGGTCTTGCGCTGGTCGAGCGGACGCTCCGCCGGGCTGCCGTAGAGCGCGGTCGCCTCTGCGGCCCGGACGGCCTCGAGTTCGGGCGGCAGGGGTACGGTCGCCGAGCCGGCGGGCTCCGCTGCCGCGGGAGCGGCAACGGCCAGGCCGCTCAGTACGGTGACGAGTGCGGCGGCGGCCGCCACGGTGCGACGGAGCCGAAGTCTGGGAACGGTGCCTTTCATTGCGCCTCCCCGGGTTGTGGTTACCCGGGGTATTTACTGGCGGGTAGCGCAGTTGGGAATAGGCAGAACAAGACAAGTGCTCAACTTTTACAGGAGGTACGACACGATGAGCGACGCCGACGAGTACCGGACCGAGCACGACTCCATGGGTGAGGTGCGGGTCCCCGTCCACGCCAAGTGGCGGGCGCAGACCCAGCGGGCCGTGGAGAACTTCCCCGTCTCCGGTCAGCGTCTGGAACGTTCGCACATCGAGGCGCTCGCCCGTATCAAGGCCGCGGCCGCCCAGGTCAACGCCCAACTCGGCGTGCTGGACGAGGAGGTGGCGGAGGCGATCGCCGCCGCCGCCGCGGAGGTCGCAGAGGGCCGCTGGGACGAGCACTTCCCCGTCGACGTCTTCCAGACCGGCTCCGGCACCTCCTCCAACATGAACACCAACGAGGTGCTGGCCACCCTCGCCACCGAACGGCTCGGCCGCGACGTGCACCCCAACGACCATGTGAACGCCTCCCAGTCGTCCAACGACGTCTTCCCCTCCTCCATCCACATCGCGGCGACCGCGGCCGTCACCCGCGACCTGATCCCCGCGCTGGACCATCTCGCCTCCTCCCTGGAGCGCAAGGCCACCGAGTTCGCGGCGGTCGTCAAGGCCGGCCGTACGCATCTGATGGACGCGACGCCCGTCACCCTCGGCCAGGAGTTCGGCGGCTACGCGGCCCAGGTCCGGTACGGGATCGAACGGCTGAAGGCCTCCCTGCCCCGTCTCGCGGAACTGCCCCTGGGCGGCACCGCCGTGGGCACCGGCATCAACACCCCGCCCGGCTTCTCCGCCGCTGTCATCGCCGAGGTGGCCCGGACGACCGGGCTGCCGCTGACGGAGGCGCGCGACCACTTCGAGGCGCAGGGGGCCCGCGACGGCCTCGTGGAGACGTCCGGACAGCTCCGTACGGTCGCGGTCTCGCTCACCAAGATCTGCAACGACCTGCGCTGGATGGCATCGGGGCCGCGCACCGGTCTCGCCGAGATCGCGCTCCCCGACCTCCAGCCCGGCTCCTCGATCATGCCGGGCAAGGTGAACCCGGTGATCCCCGAGGCCGTTCTGATGGTGGCCGCTCAGGTCACCGGCAACGACGCGACCGTCGCGGCGGCCGGTGCGGCCGGCAACTTCGAACTCAACGTCATGCTCCCGGTGATCGCCAAGAACCTGCTGGAATCGGTCAGACTTCTGGCCAACGCGTCGCGCCTGCTGGCGGACCGCACCGTCGACGGCATCACGGCCGACGTGGAACGGGCCCGTGAGTACGCGGAGTCCTCGCCCTCGGTCGTCACCCCGCTCAACAAGTACATCGGCTACGAGGAGGCGGCGAAGGTCGCCAAGAAGTCGCTCGCGGAACGCCGGACGATCCGTGAAGTGGTGCTCGAGTCCGGCTATGTGGAACGGGGAGAGCTGACCGTGGAGCAGCTCGACGAGGCACTTGACGTGCTGCGCATGACCCATCCGTGAGGACCGGGCCGTGACACGGCCCGTGACACGCCTCGCGGCGCGGCCCGTTCCGTGCTCCTAAGATCTGCTCATGACAGGCACGGGAGGCCCGGCACACGGAACGGGCAGGACGGAACCGCACAGGACCGACACGGAAGGCACCGCGCGCTGGGAGCCGGGGGACCACATCCTGTGGCGGTACCGAGGGCATGCCCCGGGCCGGGCCGGCCGCGCGTTCCACATCTGCCGGCCCGTGACCGTCGTCCAGGACACCGACGAGCTGCTCGCCGTCTGGATGGCCCCCGGCACCGAGTGTGTGAAGCCGGTGATCGCGGACGGCACCCCGGTGCACGAGGAGCCGCTCGCCACCCGCTACACCGCGCCCCGCACCACCGCCCGCACCCGCTGGAGCGGCAACGGCGTGCTCAAGCTGGCGCAGCCCGGCCTGCCCTGGTCGGTGTGGCTGTTCTGGGAGCACGACTGGCAGTTCCGCAGCTGGTACGTCAACCTGGAGGAACCCCGTACCCGCTGGTCGGGGGGTGTCGACTCCGAGGACCACTACCTCGACATCTCCGTCTATCCGGACCGTAGTTGGCTGTGGCGGGACGAGGACGAGTTCGAACAGGCACAGCGCGTCGGACTGATGGACGCCCGGACGGCGAGGGGCGTACGGGACGCGGGCCGGGCGGCGGTCGAGGTGATCCGCGCCTGGGGTGCGCCGTTCTCCGACGGCTGGGAGGGCTGGCGACCCGACCCTGCTTGGCATGTACCGGCCCTTCCGGCCGACTGGGACCGGCTGCCGGCGCGGCAGGCGGCCTGATCCGGGCGCTCCGGCCGGTTCCCGACGGGAACGCGCTCCGGCGTATACGACCTCGTGAGACTCTTGATGCGCCCCCTGGGGGCAAACGTAGGATCGTCGTCCGCAAGGCTGCGCCGTACGAGGGAGCAGGAGCGCAGGTCCCGACCGTTCAGTCGTTCACCAGTCACCAAGCGTCCAGTCACCGAGCGTCTCGCACGAGGCGGCTCGAGTCACTCACCACAGGGGGTTGAGCCGTGCCGGAAGCCCGCCACCCTGTCGACGTCACCCCCAGAGCGGGTATACCGCCCCACGAGGCGATCGCAGCGCACCACCGGCCCGGATGGACGGAATCCCACGCGTGACGGAGCATCCCACCTCCCACGAAGGCCGGCAGCCCCTGGCTGCCCGGTCCCAGGAACGCACCCGGCCGCGGGCGCAGGCGGCCGGGGCGTCACCCGTGCCCGCCGGG
Coding sequences within:
- a CDS encoding ricin-type beta-trefoil lectin domain protein, which codes for MKGTVPRLRLRRTVAAAAALVTVLSGLAVAAPAAAEPAGSATVPLPPELEAVRAAEATALYGSPAERPLDQRKTGLVSLGDSEISGEGTGTYEPGTNGPDNWCHRSPDAAIHRTGIPADVTYNVSCSGASTANIRIGGSKQYADELVQSDNLAVKARNTRIKMVLLVAGANDDLQFGPVMTDCVTRYILIQGPCEPKYAPGWQARVDGLVPKVEQTVRDLRTVMRDAGYRDGDYKLVVMGYPSPIGPDFRDNPDFPGKLICGGMGYDSDTVWGRNAAVPAFERGMREAARRTGAVYLDNSRLFHGHEVCYQDPWARGLYIDLGNPFPPDANSVRQSFHPNIRGHAAFASCLTQIYNSSAREASCADVNSTGRPVLVPHAWDDAYKPLRNEATGNCLDIEGAESANGTGVLGWDCHGGRNQGWWHDTARGTVHTELSQDRCLDVPGGDYRAGVSLVLWDCHGGANQKFVRDGATVRPASATGVCLTLGAAHEPVRLRACDGSANQRFA
- the fomD gene encoding cytidylyl-2-hydroxypropylphosphonate hydrolase is translated as MTGTGGPAHGTGRTEPHRTDTEGTARWEPGDHILWRYRGHAPGRAGRAFHICRPVTVVQDTDELLAVWMAPGTECVKPVIADGTPVHEEPLATRYTAPRTTARTRWSGNGVLKLAQPGLPWSVWLFWEHDWQFRSWYVNLEEPRTRWSGGVDSEDHYLDISVYPDRSWLWRDEDEFEQAQRVGLMDARTARGVRDAGRAAVEVIRAWGAPFSDGWEGWRPDPAWHVPALPADWDRLPARQAA
- a CDS encoding class II fumarate hydratase; amino-acid sequence: MSDADEYRTEHDSMGEVRVPVHAKWRAQTQRAVENFPVSGQRLERSHIEALARIKAAAAQVNAQLGVLDEEVAEAIAAAAAEVAEGRWDEHFPVDVFQTGSGTSSNMNTNEVLATLATERLGRDVHPNDHVNASQSSNDVFPSSIHIAATAAVTRDLIPALDHLASSLERKATEFAAVVKAGRTHLMDATPVTLGQEFGGYAAQVRYGIERLKASLPRLAELPLGGTAVGTGINTPPGFSAAVIAEVARTTGLPLTEARDHFEAQGARDGLVETSGQLRTVAVSLTKICNDLRWMASGPRTGLAEIALPDLQPGSSIMPGKVNPVIPEAVLMVAAQVTGNDATVAAAGAAGNFELNVMLPVIAKNLLESVRLLANASRLLADRTVDGITADVERAREYAESSPSVVTPLNKYIGYEEAAKVAKKSLAERRTIREVVLESGYVERGELTVEQLDEALDVLRMTHP
- a CDS encoding RNA polymerase sigma factor → MGDTSWPGEQLIVAAQRGDIDSITALVSGSHPNVQRFARSLCATPQDAEDAAQEALIILYRKIGMLRASGALASWMFRIVRNECLRRARTMRSHAPLPDTAVRSAEEVALQRIEAGEVAAAVAALPAEQRHVLIMRDIQGHSGRMVAEALGLSTAAMKSRLHRARAAVRRSLLATPEPAPGDAHDDS
- a CDS encoding S8 family serine peptidase, encoding MSRPRSTATNQRAGRGAVAIATALLAAGTLALTALPAQATPAAAEPDVSAAATPSADKLGGHDRALLATYRKQHLARTTMKNADRAVPDFATLLVAVREGRTAEAERALADLGIRTTRTDSAVGYIKANVPFGMVDRVAAIEDVVAVDVDELLKIDEVRPEGADTVAAADGQGPQAPSAKTPDSNAYMPTRETGSVEFKEDNPSYDGRGVTIGIMDTGVDPTHPALARTTTGERKLVDTVAGTDPRNFIDLLFDATWQNLSSATRVSGPVFTDQVRGETWKAPDSADLRIGLRPIQLPQGATVVPTLVRESDSAVWVDTDLDHDFTDEELLRPYREKQQVAHFGTDDPTTPADERIPFTVQVRDDFFPGTVSVNVNIITEAHGTHVAGITAANGMFGGRMDGQAPGARLVSMRACHSFGCSSAALTDGMIDLATKHGVDVINMSIGASPEFNDGQSARALVYNRLIDESGVQLFISAGNSGAGVNTVGDPTAADKVVSVGASVSRATWWANYGSQVRDGLGVFPFSSRGPREDGGFKPDLTAPGAAVSTVPDWLPNSSVAETGYTLPVGYSMMNGTSMASPQATGAAALLLSAAAQRGVSAGPEELRSALYSSARYNDTVPAVAQGRGALHVAGAWTYLSRNATAVDAVSVSAPVCTPLSGGLVTPHTGSGVFNSCAPGSGGQGVGESRTYDVTLTRTSGPDRAVPYLLTLTGDDGTFSVPRTVMLGLNEPTVVKVVAEPSSQGVHSALLRIDNPGTTATEQTAMLAVEAATPLAAGTTYEVTGVAERNGTVHYTVAVPAGTTALNVKLDGLADGSHTRWWAFRPTGVSGESAAPGSLSCYSGYLGGNGCDPAARTYKAPAAGVWELVVESRRTSALLDNPYRLTATVTK
- a CDS encoding fumarate hydratase; the protein is MGEMPEFAYTDLLPLGEDATPYRLVTAEGVSTFEADGRTFLKVEPEALRKLAAEAIHDIQHFLRPAHLAQLRRIIDDPEASSNDKFVALDLLKNANIAAAGVLPMCQDTGTAIVMGKRGQNVLTEGGDEEALSRGIYDAYTELNLRYSQMAPITMWEEKNTGSNLPAQIELYATDGGAYKFLFMAKGGGSANKSFLYQETKAVLNEASMMKFLEEKIRSLGTAACPPYHLAIVVGGTSAEFALKTAKYASAHYLDELPSEGSELGHGFRDEELEKKVFELTQKIGIGAQFGGKYFCHDVRVVRLPRHGASLPVAIAVSCSADRQAVAKITAEGVFLEQLETDPARFLPDTTDEQLAEDGDVVKIDLNRPMDEMLAELSKYPVKTRLSLTGPLVVARDIAHAKIKERLDAGEEMPQYLKDHPVYYAGPAKTPEGYASGSFGPTTAGRMDSYVEQFQAAGGSKIMLAKGNRSKQVTDACGTHGGFYLGSIGGPAARLAQDCIKKVEVVEYEELGMEAVWKIEVEDFPAFIVVDDKGNDFFQDPAPAPTFTSIPVRGPGLA